From one Micromonospora siamensis genomic stretch:
- the mhpA gene encoding bifunctional 3-(3-hydroxy-phenyl)propionate/3-hydroxycinnamic acid hydroxylase MhpA — translation MRTVQVVIVGAGPTGLTAATLLGQYGVECLVLDRFGGIYRLPRAVALDDEVHRVLARLGVADEFAAISRPHRGLRLLDRDMRVLAEFARDPAPGRHGYPQGSLFDQPELEAILRRNLARHPSVTLRGNAEVTALTQNPDGVRVDVTDTATGVPESVRAGYVLGCDGANSLTRSTIGAAMRELGFTQRWLVVDVSTEADLGQWEGVHQLSDPARAGTYMRVGRTRHRWEFQLRPGETADDHRDITRLHPLISRWTGDLPVDQLEIVRVAEYTFRARVADRWRDRRVFLLGDAAHLTPPFIGQGMCAGQRDAMNLAWKLAGVLAGTLGGTALDTYQVERARHVRAMIRLAKLLGTAMTAGGELGDVVRRAVAPRLHLVPGLTGLATDSRTPPLRRSGLVLRPRLRRGLAGGLCPNAIVDGDRRFDDVAAGRFAIVTAVEASAAARAAIARRGAVLVLARPADALHRWLRSGGARVAVVRPDGVVLRAGRRLLPAMVEAVRPIGPVGPGQDGRRLRQAGPVRPSRR, via the coding sequence ATGAGGACGGTCCAGGTGGTGATCGTCGGTGCCGGGCCCACCGGGCTCACCGCCGCCACGCTGCTCGGCCAGTACGGCGTCGAGTGCCTCGTCCTCGACCGCTTCGGCGGGATCTACCGGCTGCCCCGGGCCGTCGCCCTGGACGACGAGGTGCACCGCGTCCTGGCCAGGCTGGGGGTCGCCGACGAGTTCGCGGCCATCTCCCGCCCGCACCGGGGTCTGCGCCTGCTCGACCGGGACATGCGGGTGCTGGCCGAGTTCGCCCGCGACCCGGCCCCGGGCCGGCACGGCTACCCGCAGGGAAGCCTGTTCGACCAGCCGGAGCTGGAGGCGATCCTGCGCCGCAACCTGGCCCGCCACCCGTCGGTCACCCTCCGCGGCAACGCCGAGGTCACCGCCCTGACCCAGAACCCCGACGGGGTACGGGTCGACGTCACCGACACCGCCACCGGCGTCCCGGAGTCCGTCCGGGCCGGGTACGTGCTGGGCTGCGACGGCGCCAACAGCCTCACCAGGTCGACCATCGGCGCCGCCATGCGGGAGCTGGGTTTCACCCAACGCTGGCTGGTGGTGGACGTGAGCACCGAGGCCGACCTGGGCCAGTGGGAGGGCGTGCACCAGCTCTCCGATCCGGCCCGCGCCGGCACGTACATGCGGGTGGGCAGGACCCGCCACCGGTGGGAGTTCCAGCTGCGCCCCGGTGAGACCGCCGACGACCACCGCGACATCACCCGGCTGCACCCGCTGATCTCGCGGTGGACCGGGGACCTTCCCGTCGACCAGCTGGAGATCGTCCGCGTCGCCGAGTACACCTTCCGCGCCCGGGTCGCCGACCGGTGGCGCGACCGTCGGGTGTTCCTGCTCGGCGACGCCGCCCACCTCACCCCGCCCTTCATCGGCCAGGGCATGTGCGCCGGGCAGCGCGACGCGATGAACCTGGCCTGGAAGCTGGCCGGCGTGCTCGCCGGCACGCTGGGCGGAACCGCGCTGGACACGTACCAGGTCGAACGCGCCCGGCACGTCCGCGCCATGATCAGGCTGGCGAAGCTCCTCGGCACGGCCATGACGGCCGGCGGCGAGCTGGGCGACGTCGTCCGCCGCGCCGTGGCGCCGCGACTGCACCTCGTGCCGGGGCTCACCGGCCTGGCGACGGACAGCCGGACCCCGCCGCTGCGCCGCTCCGGGCTCGTGCTGCGGCCACGGCTGCGCCGCGGACTCGCCGGTGGGCTCTGCCCGAACGCGATCGTCGACGGCGACCGACGCTTCGACGACGTGGCCGCGGGCCGGTTCGCGATCGTCACCGCCGTCGAAGCGTCCGCCGCGGCGCGGGCCGCCATCGCACGGCGCGGAGCGGTGCTGGTCCTCGCCCGGCCGGCCGACGCGCTGCACCGCTGGCTGCGGTCGGGTGGGGCCCGGGTCGCGGTGGTCCGGCCCGACGGTGTCGTCCTGCGGGCCGGTCGCCGGCTGCTTCCCGCCATGGTCGAGGCCGTCCGGCCCATCGGACCGGTGGGTCCTGGACAGGACGGACGCCGCCTGCGGCAGGCGGGTCCGGTCCGGCCGAGCCGCCGGTAG
- a CDS encoding GNAT family N-acetyltransferase translates to MRISQANPDDVADLARLLWLDTLGEQPAQLSVDAFAADLAKWWAAHQDSHVAFVARLLRPEIVGMAWVALLPRVPRPGATGRLSADIQSVFVMPSQRGQGVGSALVEAAAEHATRLGALRVTVRSGRRAVPVYRRLGFESSRQLLQRPAD, encoded by the coding sequence GTGCGGATCAGTCAGGCGAACCCGGACGACGTCGCGGACCTGGCCCGGCTGTTGTGGTTGGACACCCTCGGCGAGCAACCGGCACAGCTGTCCGTTGACGCATTCGCGGCGGATCTCGCGAAGTGGTGGGCCGCTCACCAGGATTCGCACGTGGCGTTCGTCGCCCGGCTCCTCCGGCCGGAGATCGTCGGTATGGCCTGGGTCGCGCTGCTGCCTCGCGTCCCGAGACCTGGAGCGACGGGTCGGCTGTCCGCGGACATCCAGAGCGTCTTCGTCATGCCGAGCCAGCGAGGCCAGGGGGTCGGCTCGGCGCTCGTGGAGGCCGCCGCGGAGCATGCGACACGTCTCGGGGCCCTTCGTGTCACGGTCCGTTCCGGCCGCAGGGCGGTGCCGGTCTACCGACGGCTGGGATTCGAGTCGTCCCGACAGCTCCTGCAGCGACCGGCCGACTAG
- a CDS encoding MFS transporter, whose protein sequence is MLAPLRHAAFRHLAAGRLVNMLGNGVAPIALAFAVLDLTGSVRDLGLVVGARSLMTVLFVLVGGVVADRIPRRLVLVGSNLLGASTQAAVAALVLTGAATVPLLLALAAVNGIVSALSQPASAAATPQTVPPELIQSANAILRLGVNGGMIGGAALGGLLVAAVGPGWGLAVDAIAFAVAAAAFAGLRVAVPPQTRAGGGVVADLREGWTEFTARTWVWVVVLGFMVLNGALAGGVNVLGPTVADDTVGRGAWGVVLAAETAGMLVGGLIALRLRVRRLLRLGVACMLAASLLLLGLALAPLTVVLIPAAVAAGIAVEQFAVAWDTSIAQHVPADRLARVYSYDMLGSWVAIPIGQVGVGPVAAALGTRGTLLILATLVLLSVLGMLASPDVRRLTTVAPGRSVAGAPPDQPVATHPPTPPDPVQAGAGGG, encoded by the coding sequence ATGCTGGCCCCGCTTCGCCACGCCGCGTTCCGCCACCTGGCGGCCGGCCGGCTGGTCAACATGCTCGGCAACGGGGTCGCCCCCATCGCGCTGGCCTTCGCCGTACTCGACCTGACCGGCTCGGTGCGGGACCTGGGCCTGGTGGTCGGCGCGCGATCGCTGATGACCGTGCTGTTCGTGCTCGTCGGCGGGGTGGTGGCCGACCGGATACCGCGTCGGCTGGTGCTGGTCGGCTCCAACCTGCTGGGTGCGTCGACCCAGGCGGCGGTGGCCGCCCTCGTGCTCACCGGCGCGGCGACGGTCCCGCTGCTACTGGCGCTCGCCGCGGTCAACGGCATCGTGAGCGCCCTGTCCCAGCCCGCTTCGGCCGCCGCCACGCCGCAGACCGTGCCACCGGAGCTGATCCAGTCGGCCAACGCGATCCTCCGGCTCGGCGTCAACGGGGGCATGATCGGTGGCGCCGCGCTCGGTGGCCTCCTGGTGGCCGCCGTCGGACCCGGTTGGGGCCTGGCCGTCGACGCGATCGCCTTCGCCGTCGCGGCTGCCGCCTTCGCCGGGCTCCGGGTCGCCGTCCCGCCGCAGACGCGTGCCGGCGGGGGCGTCGTCGCCGATCTCCGCGAGGGCTGGACGGAGTTCACCGCGCGGACGTGGGTGTGGGTGGTGGTGCTCGGCTTCATGGTCCTCAACGGAGCCCTCGCCGGCGGCGTGAACGTGCTCGGACCGACCGTCGCGGACGACACGGTCGGCCGGGGCGCCTGGGGTGTGGTGCTGGCGGCGGAGACCGCCGGCATGCTCGTCGGCGGCCTGATCGCCCTGCGACTGCGGGTGCGTCGGCTCCTGCGGCTCGGGGTGGCCTGCATGCTGGCCGCGTCGCTCCTGCTGCTCGGGCTGGCCCTCGCGCCGCTGACCGTCGTGCTGATCCCGGCCGCGGTGGCGGCCGGCATCGCCGTCGAGCAGTTCGCGGTGGCCTGGGACACGTCCATCGCGCAGCACGTCCCCGCCGACCGGTTGGCCCGCGTCTACTCCTACGACATGCTGGGATCCTGGGTCGCCATCCCGATCGGCCAGGTCGGGGTCGGACCGGTGGCCGCCGCGCTCGGCACCCGCGGCACGCTGCTGATCCTGGCGACGCTGGTGCTGCTGTCGGTCCTCGGCATGCTGGCCAGCCCGGACGTGCGCCGGTTGACCACGGTGGCCCCCGGTCGCTCCGTTGCCGGCGCGCCGCCGGACCAGCCGGTGGCGACGCACCCGCCCACGCCGCCCGACCCCGTCCAGGCCGGTGCCGGGGGCGGTTGA
- a CDS encoding B12-binding domain-containing radical SAM protein, producing the protein MSGTVKAALIYPPLTDPTSGYHSLNYLDSYARAQGHQPAEIIDANIEAFHHSYSPAAYEWLCRELSRRSTDDLSGPDALMARANLLGLPEPDPQRLRRSIGVLQDPSLFYDYRHYQDAVEGVISWMDALGAVGFPGQFRAGFRLQPPPMISIGSVAALTDEALLGRLNRPFQPYYEDVLIPRLVAGGHRVVGISVTYQWQLPFALWIAKLIRRACPDVFLVGGGTEVSDVWKCASRPEYVFQVLGDFDAIVVGEGESAYAELLDAVAAGTLPAGHPNVRLHPRYGRQRQLPLRYERLGQLPLPDFSGLPWDLYLSPERFVYYSPTRGCYWNKCTFCDYGLNTDGPTSPWRQDTVGRMVADVTELSKFAKFIYFSVDVLAPATILRFAEQVVERGLDFRWGAEIRLEKYWSDERCELLRRSGCVAVSVGFESGNQRILDLIDKGTKPEQVRRTMIAMTKANIGVQMMGFTGFPTETREEALDSITFLRDNPDLWTLGGLGDFMLTPGAIVAKQPERFGISNVRPVEGSDIVRMLRYDEPVTEAAREDVARAKADLNPGHFHRPWLGSTDTPHTFFYHDRYGTAVRGVLADDRVRLDSDDDTEFLANGAFVERDDEQLWEAYRRIRSDDPDGSGELQPGRHLFRRADGQVFALNRSSRLFLDLFAAPLTLAEAQRRLWIVEPAVADRVWRTFIGQRLVRRHRIPDQAAPTP; encoded by the coding sequence ATGAGCGGCACGGTGAAGGCGGCACTGATCTACCCTCCGCTGACCGATCCCACCTCGGGATACCACTCCCTGAACTACCTCGACTCGTACGCCCGCGCCCAGGGGCACCAGCCGGCGGAGATCATCGACGCCAACATCGAGGCGTTCCACCACTCGTACAGCCCGGCCGCGTACGAGTGGCTGTGCCGGGAGCTGTCCCGGCGCTCGACCGACGACCTCAGCGGACCGGACGCGCTGATGGCCCGGGCGAACCTGCTCGGCCTGCCGGAGCCCGACCCGCAGCGGCTGCGCCGCTCGATCGGCGTGTTGCAGGATCCGAGCCTCTTCTACGACTACCGGCACTACCAGGATGCCGTCGAGGGGGTGATCTCCTGGATGGACGCGCTCGGCGCGGTCGGCTTCCCCGGCCAGTTCCGTGCCGGCTTCCGGCTCCAGCCGCCGCCGATGATCTCGATCGGCTCGGTCGCCGCACTGACCGACGAGGCGCTGCTCGGCCGGCTCAACCGCCCCTTCCAGCCGTACTACGAGGACGTGCTGATCCCTCGGCTGGTCGCCGGGGGACACCGGGTGGTCGGGATCAGCGTCACCTACCAGTGGCAGCTCCCGTTCGCGCTCTGGATCGCCAAGCTCATCCGGCGGGCCTGCCCGGACGTCTTCCTGGTCGGGGGCGGCACCGAGGTCTCCGACGTGTGGAAGTGCGCCAGCCGCCCCGAGTACGTCTTCCAGGTGCTGGGCGACTTCGACGCGATCGTGGTCGGCGAGGGGGAGAGCGCGTACGCGGAGCTCCTGGACGCGGTCGCCGCCGGCACCCTGCCGGCCGGGCACCCGAACGTCCGGCTGCACCCGCGCTACGGTCGCCAGCGCCAGTTGCCGCTGCGCTACGAACGCCTCGGGCAGCTGCCGTTGCCGGACTTCTCCGGCCTTCCCTGGGACCTCTACCTGAGCCCGGAGCGGTTCGTCTACTACTCGCCGACCCGGGGCTGCTACTGGAACAAGTGCACCTTCTGCGACTACGGCCTGAACACCGACGGGCCGACCAGCCCGTGGCGACAGGACACCGTGGGCCGGATGGTCGCCGACGTCACCGAGCTGTCGAAGTTCGCCAAGTTCATCTACTTCTCGGTGGACGTGCTCGCGCCCGCGACCATCCTGCGCTTCGCCGAGCAGGTCGTCGAGCGCGGGCTGGACTTCCGGTGGGGCGCCGAGATCCGGCTGGAGAAGTACTGGTCGGACGAGCGCTGCGAGCTGCTGCGGCGCAGCGGCTGCGTGGCCGTGTCGGTCGGCTTCGAGTCCGGCAACCAGCGCATCCTCGACCTGATCGACAAGGGCACCAAACCGGAGCAGGTGCGCCGGACCATGATCGCGATGACCAAGGCGAACATCGGCGTGCAGATGATGGGCTTCACCGGGTTTCCCACCGAGACCCGGGAGGAGGCGCTGGACAGCATCACCTTCCTGCGCGACAACCCGGACCTGTGGACCCTCGGCGGGCTCGGCGACTTCATGCTGACCCCGGGCGCCATCGTGGCCAAGCAGCCGGAACGGTTCGGCATCAGCAACGTACGCCCGGTGGAGGGCTCGGACATCGTCCGGATGCTCCGCTACGACGAGCCGGTGACCGAGGCCGCCCGCGAGGACGTCGCCCGGGCCAAGGCCGACCTGAACCCGGGGCACTTCCACCGGCCGTGGTTGGGCAGCACCGACACCCCGCACACGTTCTTCTACCACGACCGCTACGGCACGGCGGTGCGCGGCGTGCTCGCCGACGACAGGGTCCGGCTGGACTCCGACGACGACACCGAGTTCCTCGCCAACGGCGCCTTCGTGGAGCGCGACGACGAGCAGCTCTGGGAGGCGTACCGGCGGATCCGCTCGGACGACCCGGACGGCTCCGGCGAGCTGCAGCCCGGCCGGCACCTGTTCCGGCGGGCCGACGGCCAGGTGTTCGCGCTCAACCGCAGCAGCCGGCTGTTCCTCGATCTCTTCGCCGCCCCGCTCACCCTCGCCGAGGCACAGCGCCGGCTCTGGATCGTCGAGCCGGCCGTCGCCGACCGCGTCTGGCGTACCTTCATCGGGCAACGGCTGGTCCGCCGGCACCGCATCCCGGACCAGGCCGCGCCGACTCCCTGA
- a CDS encoding 4'-phosphopantetheinyl transferase family protein has translation MRDTVRLWILPAVLDPDELDRCRAVLDPAERARATALGHPSSRHRFTVAHGALRLLVGALVDAPPEDLAWTEGRYGKPTTTGPAAGLHTSLSYSGDLVAIAVSVGRTVGVDLQHPTPGRDPADLAARFFHPSEVRHVAAGGDLSTRQARFTRLWTRKEAVVKAAGVRLRPYLALPVHRGDVVAVGPAGPHRLTDVATSGAFRVAVALVGTAPYTVRCGTGRRLTDAVAVVASTSSRDHEGRPAVPGRSAHRHRTARRAGDGGAATGDEDSSIDRGP, from the coding sequence ATGCGGGACACCGTGCGGCTGTGGATCCTGCCGGCCGTCCTGGACCCGGACGAGCTGGACCGGTGTCGGGCGGTGCTCGACCCGGCCGAACGGGCCCGCGCCACGGCCCTCGGGCACCCGTCGTCGCGCCACCGCTTCACCGTCGCGCACGGCGCGCTTCGCCTGTTGGTCGGGGCGCTGGTGGACGCACCTCCCGAGGACCTGGCCTGGACCGAGGGCCGGTACGGCAAGCCGACCACGACCGGACCGGCGGCCGGGCTGCACACCAGCCTGTCGTACTCCGGTGATCTGGTCGCGATCGCCGTGAGCGTTGGCCGGACGGTCGGGGTCGACCTCCAGCATCCGACGCCGGGCCGGGATCCGGCGGACCTCGCCGCGCGGTTCTTCCACCCGAGCGAGGTCCGACACGTTGCCGCCGGGGGCGACCTGTCCACCCGCCAGGCGCGGTTCACCCGGCTGTGGACCCGCAAGGAGGCGGTCGTCAAGGCGGCCGGAGTCCGCCTCCGTCCGTACCTCGCGCTGCCGGTGCACCGCGGTGACGTCGTGGCCGTCGGGCCGGCCGGCCCGCACCGGCTCACCGACGTGGCCACCTCCGGCGCGTTCCGGGTCGCGGTCGCGCTGGTCGGTACGGCGCCGTACACCGTGCGGTGCGGCACCGGTCGACGACTCACCGACGCCGTCGCCGTGGTCGCCTCGACGTCGTCGCGTGACCACGAGGGCCGGCCAGCGGTCCCGGGCCGGTCGGCTCACCGCCACCGAACTGCGCGACGCGCTGGCGACGGCGGAGCCGCCACCGGCGACGAGGATTCCTCCATCGACAGAGGGCCTTGA
- a CDS encoding TfuA-like protein has product MTDVVFIGPSLPTDEVDRLLPDAVVLPPVAHGDLLRLDVGPGDRVLIVDGFFLQHPPVRHREILDLLDRGVTVAGAGSMGALRAAELWPFGMRGVGEVFRLYRDGVVTGDDEVAVVHGPAEYGHRALSEPLVNVRVALRRAVDAGVLDAGEADLLLEHCRELPFRRRSYQALERTAPPGAAGAVQRFLAWHRHDPFDAKTVDARLLLTMAADDDPELCPAHAGDQPIDNLHTRFLDSWRARFAGSTAGGHWVSERDVAAVLMLLHPEAPAWHRRGVLAGLAEVDLAEPAVEERAVEAAHRRGLSVAPPGGREWLTEGERGLDDTEAVLRVLVRAFGTTPYRSLALWMVAAPLRTPELCDAARQVAATAASLNETLVPRTTGHRRPGGRLHFRTEVVDACFARLWGCAADGLEAAAWDRGFVDLAAFRFAAEPLVAYVKAFGAPRLPAVAVVAQEDTPAGAPARVG; this is encoded by the coding sequence GTGACTGACGTCGTGTTCATCGGCCCGAGCCTGCCCACGGACGAGGTCGACCGGCTGCTGCCCGATGCGGTGGTGCTGCCCCCGGTGGCGCACGGCGACCTGCTCCGCCTCGACGTCGGCCCCGGCGACCGGGTGCTGATCGTCGACGGTTTCTTCCTCCAGCACCCGCCGGTACGGCACCGGGAGATCCTCGACCTGCTCGACCGGGGCGTGACCGTCGCCGGCGCGGGCAGCATGGGCGCGCTGCGCGCCGCCGAGCTGTGGCCGTTCGGGATGCGCGGGGTGGGCGAGGTGTTCCGGCTCTACCGCGACGGGGTGGTCACCGGCGACGACGAGGTGGCGGTCGTGCACGGGCCCGCCGAGTACGGCCACCGCGCGCTCAGCGAGCCGCTGGTGAACGTCCGGGTGGCCCTGCGCCGGGCCGTCGACGCCGGGGTCCTCGACGCCGGTGAGGCCGACCTGCTGCTGGAACACTGCCGGGAGTTGCCGTTCCGGCGGCGGTCCTACCAGGCGCTGGAGCGCACCGCGCCGCCCGGGGCGGCCGGGGCGGTGCAGCGGTTCCTCGCCTGGCACCGCCACGACCCCTTCGACGCCAAGACCGTCGATGCCCGGCTGCTGCTGACCATGGCGGCCGACGACGATCCCGAACTGTGCCCGGCGCACGCCGGCGACCAGCCCATCGACAACCTGCACACCCGCTTCCTCGACAGCTGGCGGGCCCGGTTCGCCGGGTCGACGGCCGGCGGGCACTGGGTCAGCGAACGGGACGTCGCGGCGGTGCTGATGCTGCTGCACCCTGAGGCGCCGGCCTGGCACCGGCGCGGCGTCCTGGCCGGGCTGGCCGAGGTCGACCTCGCCGAGCCGGCGGTCGAGGAGCGCGCCGTCGAGGCGGCCCACCGCCGTGGACTGAGCGTCGCGCCGCCCGGCGGGCGGGAGTGGCTGACCGAGGGTGAACGCGGGCTCGACGACACCGAGGCGGTGCTGCGGGTGCTGGTGCGGGCCTTCGGCACGACGCCGTACCGCAGCCTGGCGCTGTGGATGGTCGCGGCGCCGCTGCGCACCCCCGAGCTGTGCGACGCGGCCCGGCAGGTGGCGGCGACCGCCGCGTCGTTGAACGAGACCCTCGTCCCGCGTACGACGGGTCACCGCCGGCCGGGTGGCCGGCTGCACTTCCGGACCGAGGTCGTCGACGCGTGCTTCGCCCGGCTGTGGGGCTGCGCCGCCGACGGGCTGGAGGCGGCGGCGTGGGACCGGGGCTTCGTCGACCTGGCGGCGTTCCGTTTCGCCGCCGAACCACTGGTGGCGTACGTCAAGGCGTTCGGCGCCCCGCGGCTGCCGGCGGTGGCGGTGGTGGCGCAGGAGGACACCCCGGCCGGGGCACCGGCCCGGGTCGGCTGA
- a CDS encoding trans-sulfuration enzyme family protein, with amino-acid sequence MTGLGTAAVHGDDGLVPGAAVAPPIVQSATFSAESDERFTEIATESRGSAFYTRYGNPNHAQVAAVVAALEGAETGLVTASGMGAISTVALALLRAGDHVVVQRSTYGGTTSLATGLLPRFGVAYTQVDQTDTAAFAGALRPQTRLVLVETPSNPLLELTDLAAVVELAHAAGALVVVDNTFATPVNQRPTAVGADLVWHSGTKFLGGHSDVSAGVVVGSAALIERVWRTAIVTGATLGPVDAWLLLRGIRTLPLRVERHNANALALARALEGHPAVARVRYPGLASHPQHALARRQMTGFGGVLGVELRGGRAGATALLGGLRLAKRAASLGSVSTLVVHPRSMWAGIVDAGQLAAAGISDGLVRVSTGIEDTADLVADFLAAADLAVDVG; translated from the coding sequence GTGACCGGGCTCGGCACGGCCGCCGTGCACGGCGACGACGGCCTGGTCCCCGGTGCGGCGGTGGCCCCGCCGATCGTGCAGAGCGCGACGTTCAGCGCCGAGTCCGACGAGCGGTTCACCGAGATCGCCACCGAGAGCCGGGGCAGCGCCTTCTACACCAGGTACGGCAACCCGAACCACGCGCAGGTGGCGGCGGTCGTCGCCGCGCTGGAGGGCGCGGAGACCGGGCTGGTCACCGCCTCCGGGATGGGCGCGATCAGCACCGTCGCGCTGGCGCTGCTGCGCGCCGGTGACCACGTGGTGGTGCAGCGCAGCACGTACGGCGGCACCACCTCGCTCGCCACCGGCCTGCTGCCCCGGTTCGGGGTGGCGTACACCCAGGTCGACCAGACCGACACCGCGGCGTTCGCCGGGGCGTTGCGGCCGCAGACCCGGCTGGTGCTGGTGGAGACGCCGAGCAATCCGCTGCTGGAGCTGACCGACCTGGCGGCGGTGGTGGAGCTGGCGCACGCGGCCGGGGCGCTGGTGGTGGTGGACAACACCTTCGCCACCCCGGTGAACCAGCGTCCGACGGCCGTCGGGGCGGACCTGGTCTGGCACAGCGGCACCAAGTTCCTCGGCGGGCACTCCGACGTCTCCGCCGGGGTGGTCGTCGGCTCCGCCGCACTGATCGAGCGGGTGTGGCGGACCGCGATCGTCACCGGTGCCACCCTCGGCCCGGTGGACGCCTGGCTGCTGCTGCGTGGCATCCGGACGCTGCCGCTGCGGGTGGAGCGGCACAACGCCAACGCCCTCGCCCTGGCCCGGGCGTTGGAGGGGCACCCGGCGGTGGCGCGGGTCCGCTACCCGGGGCTGGCGTCGCATCCGCAGCACGCGCTGGCCCGCCGGCAGATGACCGGTTTCGGCGGGGTCCTCGGCGTCGAGCTGCGCGGCGGCCGGGCGGGCGCCACGGCGCTGCTGGGCGGGCTGCGGCTGGCCAAACGCGCGGCCAGCCTGGGCAGCGTCAGCACGCTGGTGGTGCATCCCCGCTCGATGTGGGCGGGCATCGTGGACGCCGGGCAGCTGGCCGCCGCCGGCATCTCGGACGGCCTGGTGCGGGTCTCCACCGGCATCGAGGACACCGCCGACCTGGTGGCGGACTTCCTCGCGGCGGCCGACCTGGCGGTGGACGTGGGGTGA
- a CDS encoding YcaO-like family protein, with product MTDTTETIAFRSGTYRTATVEQTWERVGGMLERFRITRVADITRLDEIGLPVHVAYRPVGATMAVSVGTGATATQSRVSAVMESIESWHAENLRPGTVVRSPAEALDLPYDVRWLHLAERSPLTPAVQLDWVAGRGLVTGEPCLVPRGTIELDFTVRRGWDRALFTPSSNGLATGNTFAEASLHALLEVVERDCIAPYCTSPLDARTYTDPATATNAMTRTVHEALLRAGCWVEVCDITNAVGVPCYAASIWSPDLPVTFGGFGCHVDPEIAVGRAMSEAAQSRLVMVSGARDDIDATAYHDVAAPPVPPPTVDRPLGPVRRDPPPAGDVGQVLRELATRVQRITGVEPFAVDLTHDDIGIAVSKVFAPGLRMFDERALSTRPGVPRD from the coding sequence ATGACTGACACGACCGAGACCATCGCGTTCCGTTCCGGCACCTACCGGACGGCCACCGTGGAGCAGACCTGGGAACGGGTCGGCGGGATGCTCGAGCGGTTCCGGATCACCCGGGTCGCCGACATCACCCGACTCGACGAGATCGGTCTGCCGGTGCACGTCGCCTACCGTCCCGTCGGCGCCACCATGGCGGTGAGTGTCGGCACCGGCGCCACGGCGACGCAGTCCCGGGTCAGCGCGGTCATGGAGAGCATCGAGTCCTGGCACGCCGAGAACCTTCGGCCGGGGACCGTCGTCCGGTCCCCGGCCGAGGCGCTCGACCTGCCGTACGACGTCCGGTGGCTGCACCTGGCGGAGCGGTCCCCGCTGACCCCGGCCGTCCAGCTCGACTGGGTGGCCGGCCGCGGCCTGGTGACCGGTGAGCCGTGCCTGGTGCCCCGGGGCACCATCGAACTCGACTTCACCGTCCGGCGGGGCTGGGACCGCGCCCTCTTCACCCCCAGCAGCAACGGTCTGGCCACCGGGAACACGTTCGCCGAGGCGAGCCTGCACGCCCTGCTGGAGGTGGTCGAGCGCGACTGCATCGCGCCGTACTGCACCTCGCCGCTGGACGCGCGCACCTACACCGACCCGGCCACCGCCACCAACGCGATGACCCGCACCGTGCACGAGGCGCTGCTGCGGGCCGGCTGCTGGGTAGAGGTCTGCGACATCACCAACGCCGTCGGCGTGCCCTGCTACGCCGCATCGATCTGGTCGCCCGACCTGCCCGTGACCTTCGGTGGGTTCGGCTGCCACGTGGATCCGGAGATCGCCGTCGGTCGGGCCATGTCCGAGGCGGCGCAGTCGCGCCTGGTCATGGTCTCCGGGGCGCGCGACGACATCGACGCCACGGCGTACCACGACGTCGCCGCGCCGCCGGTGCCGCCGCCCACCGTGGACCGGCCGCTCGGGCCGGTCCGCCGGGACCCGCCGCCCGCCGGAGACGTCGGCCAGGTGCTGCGCGAGCTGGCCACCCGGGTACAGCGGATCACCGGGGTCGAGCCGTTCGCCGTCGACCTGACCCACGACGACATCGGCATTGCGGTGAGCAAGGTCTTCGCCCCCGGCCTGCGCATGTTCGACGAGCGGGCCCTGAGCACCCGACCGGGAGTGCCCCGTGACTGA